Proteins encoded within one genomic window of Jiangella mangrovi:
- a CDS encoding DUF1416 domain-containing protein, with protein MCGATAGGVSLDGVDVTTQTVIQGVVQRDDAPLAGAYVRLLDSTGEFTAEVPTSATGQFRFFAAPGRWTVRTLAPGAETVDRAVVADVGVTDVEVRVG; from the coding sequence ATGTGCGGAGCCACTGCGGGCGGAGTCTCGCTGGACGGAGTCGATGTGACCACCCAGACCGTCATCCAGGGCGTCGTCCAGCGTGACGACGCGCCCCTCGCGGGCGCGTACGTGCGGCTGCTCGACTCGACCGGCGAGTTCACCGCCGAGGTCCCGACCAGCGCCACGGGCCAGTTCCGGTTCTTCGCCGCCCCGGGCCGCTGGACGGTGCGCACCCTCGCGCCGGGCGCCGAGACCGTCGACCGCGCCGTCGTCGCCGACGTCGGCGTCACCGATGTCGAGGTGCGCGTCGGCTGA
- a CDS encoding DsrE family protein: MERTLVVKVTAGADAPERCSQAFTVATTALAAGATVSLWLTGESAWFALPGKAAEFELPHAAPLPDLLDALLAGGTVTLCTQCAARRDIGPDDVLEGVRIAGAPTFVEEIMADGVQALVY, encoded by the coding sequence ATGGAGCGCACCCTCGTGGTCAAGGTCACCGCCGGCGCCGACGCCCCGGAGCGGTGCTCGCAGGCGTTCACTGTCGCGACGACGGCGCTCGCGGCGGGCGCGACGGTGTCGCTCTGGCTGACCGGCGAGTCGGCCTGGTTCGCCCTGCCCGGCAAGGCCGCCGAGTTCGAGCTGCCGCACGCCGCGCCGCTGCCCGACCTGCTGGACGCCCTGCTGGCCGGCGGCACGGTGACGCTGTGCACCCAGTGCGCCGCCCGCCGCGACATCGGCCCGGACGACGTCCTCGAGGGCGTCCGGATCGCCGGCGCCCCCACCTTCGTCGAGGAGATCATGGCCGACGGCGTCCAGGCCCTCGTCTACTGA
- a CDS encoding YybH family protein — MDTTEIATFLEDRSEAIRSRDLDRLLSFYAPDIVYFDVVPPLYYAGIEAMRGRFADWFARWAGPIGQDVRDLHVEAGGDVAAAHMLIRTSGTLAAGPEVGYWVRATDVLRRAAGGWAIAHEHVSLPVEFPAGTAAMDLKPTR, encoded by the coding sequence ATGGACACCACTGAGATCGCTACCTTCCTGGAGGACCGCTCCGAGGCGATCCGCTCCCGCGACCTGGACCGGCTGCTCTCCTTCTACGCTCCGGACATCGTCTACTTCGACGTCGTGCCGCCGTTGTACTACGCCGGAATCGAGGCGATGCGTGGCCGGTTCGCGGACTGGTTCGCCCGCTGGGCGGGGCCGATCGGCCAGGACGTCCGCGATTTGCACGTCGAGGCGGGCGGCGACGTCGCCGCGGCGCACATGCTGATCCGGACCAGCGGCACTCTGGCCGCCGGCCCGGAGGTCGGCTACTGGGTCCGGGCGACCGACGTCCTGCGGCGGGCGGCGGGCGGCTGGGCGATCGCGCACGAGCACGTCTCGCTGCCGGTCGAGTTCCCCGCCGGGACGGCGGCAATGGACCTGAAACCGACCCGATAG
- a CDS encoding heme-binding beta-barrel domain-containing protein, which produces MIEIPDDLHPACLPVAWLLGRWEGAGLGDYPTIEAFRFGQEVEFTYVPDKPFLSYRSRSWILDEDGNLVRPAARETGYWRPQENDEIEVLLTHPTGFVEIYIGQTEPARVEISTRGVLKTETAKDYRTGHRLYGLVNGALMYVYQMSAMGHELQPHLSAELKRVTGALDARD; this is translated from the coding sequence GTGATCGAGATCCCCGACGACCTCCATCCGGCCTGTCTGCCGGTCGCCTGGCTGCTCGGCCGCTGGGAGGGCGCCGGCCTCGGCGACTACCCGACCATCGAGGCGTTCCGGTTCGGCCAGGAGGTCGAGTTCACGTACGTCCCGGACAAGCCGTTCCTGTCCTACCGCAGCCGCAGCTGGATCCTCGACGAGGACGGCAACCTGGTGCGGCCCGCGGCGCGCGAGACCGGGTACTGGCGGCCGCAGGAGAACGACGAGATCGAGGTCCTGCTCACGCACCCGACGGGATTCGTCGAGATCTACATCGGTCAGACGGAGCCGGCCCGGGTCGAGATCTCCACCCGCGGCGTGCTGAAGACCGAGACCGCGAAGGACTACCGCACCGGTCACCGGCTGTACGGCCTGGTCAACGGCGCGCTCATGTACGTCTATCAGATGTCGGCCATGGGCCACGAGCTGCAGCCGCACCTGTCGGCCGAGCTCAAGCGCGTCACCGGCGCGCTGGACGCCCGGGACTGA
- a CDS encoding YgfZ/GcvT domain-containing protein: MDAYRSPLLATPGAVAATEPDEGVAGHYGDPFREQRRLAAGEGTVDLSHRAVMRVGGPDRLTWLHQLLTQHLERLAPRQATSALVLDANGRVEHALYGVDDGESFWFHTEPASAEPLREYLEKMKFWSQVEIADVTDEYAVVWEPVATAADSHLSRVTERGRDVFVPRAELAAYAAGTELAGVWAYEALRIEAHEPRAGLDTDDRTIPHEVGWIGTAVHLDKGCYRGQETVARVHTLGRPPRRLVLLHLDGSVDTLPEHGAPVELDGRTVGTVGSAARHHELGPVALAVVKRSTPVDAELLAGGVAAAQEVVVDPEVGLHVRTQLR, from the coding sequence ATGGACGCCTACCGCAGCCCGCTGCTGGCCACGCCCGGAGCCGTCGCGGCCACCGAGCCCGACGAGGGCGTGGCGGGGCACTACGGCGACCCGTTCCGCGAGCAGCGCCGGCTGGCCGCGGGCGAGGGCACGGTCGACCTCTCGCACCGGGCCGTCATGCGGGTGGGCGGGCCCGACCGGCTGACCTGGCTGCACCAGCTGCTCACCCAGCACCTGGAGCGCCTGGCACCGCGCCAGGCGACCTCCGCGCTGGTCCTCGACGCCAACGGCCGGGTCGAGCACGCGCTGTACGGGGTCGACGACGGCGAGAGCTTCTGGTTCCACACCGAGCCGGCGTCGGCCGAGCCGCTGCGCGAGTACCTCGAGAAGATGAAGTTCTGGTCCCAGGTCGAGATCGCCGACGTGACCGATGAGTACGCCGTCGTGTGGGAGCCGGTCGCCACCGCCGCGGACAGTCACCTGAGCCGGGTCACCGAGCGCGGCCGCGACGTCTTCGTCCCGCGGGCCGAGCTGGCCGCGTACGCCGCCGGCACCGAGCTCGCCGGCGTGTGGGCGTACGAGGCGCTGCGCATCGAGGCGCACGAGCCGCGGGCCGGCCTCGACACCGACGACCGCACCATCCCGCACGAGGTCGGCTGGATCGGCACCGCCGTCCACCTCGACAAGGGCTGCTACCGCGGCCAGGAGACCGTCGCCCGGGTGCACACGCTGGGACGGCCGCCGCGCCGCCTGGTGCTGCTGCACCTCGACGGCTCGGTCGACACGCTCCCCGAGCACGGCGCCCCCGTCGAGCTCGACGGGCGCACCGTCGGCACCGTCGGCTCGGCCGCCCGCCACCACGAGCTGGGCCCGGTCGCGCTCGCCGTCGTCAAGCGGAGCACGCCCGTCGACGCCGAGCTGCTGGCCGGCGGCGTGGCGGCCGCCCAGGAGGTCGTCGTCGACCCCGAGGTCGGCCTGCACGTCCGGACCCAGCTGCGCTGA
- a CDS encoding NAD-dependent epimerase/dehydratase family protein, producing the protein MIIVTGGSGQAGRACVADLTAHGYDVVSVDLAPPADPSVRHSRVDLTDYGQTVAAFAGIDDRISDVTGIVHLAAIRAPGLAPNPVTFSVNTLSTYNVFEAARRLGIKNVVWASSETVLGLPFDTPPPYVPVDEEYPGRPETAYSLSKLVGETMAEQFCRWDPEQKMIGLRLSNVMDPEDYARFASFQDDALRRKWNLWGYIDARDAAQAIRLALEAPLTGADVFVIANADTVMERPNGELLDEVFPGVERRREFGDHETLLSIEKARRVLGYEPQFGWRTA; encoded by the coding sequence ATGATCATCGTCACCGGTGGCAGCGGCCAGGCCGGACGCGCCTGCGTCGCGGACCTGACGGCGCACGGCTACGACGTCGTCTCGGTCGACCTGGCGCCGCCGGCCGACCCGTCGGTCCGGCACAGCCGCGTCGACCTCACCGACTACGGGCAGACGGTGGCCGCGTTCGCCGGCATCGACGACCGGATCTCCGACGTGACGGGCATCGTGCACCTGGCCGCGATCCGCGCGCCGGGGCTGGCGCCGAACCCCGTCACGTTCTCGGTGAACACGCTGAGCACGTACAACGTGTTCGAGGCGGCCCGCCGGCTCGGCATCAAGAACGTCGTGTGGGCGTCCAGCGAGACGGTGCTCGGGCTGCCGTTCGACACCCCGCCGCCGTACGTCCCCGTCGACGAGGAGTACCCGGGCCGGCCCGAGACCGCGTACTCGCTGTCGAAACTGGTCGGCGAGACCATGGCCGAGCAGTTCTGCCGGTGGGACCCGGAGCAGAAGATGATCGGGCTGCGGCTGTCGAACGTCATGGACCCCGAGGACTACGCCCGGTTCGCCTCGTTCCAGGACGACGCGCTGCGGCGCAAGTGGAACCTGTGGGGCTACATCGACGCCCGCGACGCCGCGCAGGCGATCCGGCTCGCACTCGAGGCCCCGCTGACCGGCGCCGACGTGTTCGTCATCGCCAACGCCGACACAGTCATGGAACGGCCCAACGGCGAGCTGCTCGACGAGGTCTTCCCCGGCGTCGAGCGCCGCCGCGAGTTCGGCGACCACGAGACGCTGCTGTCGATCGAGAAGGCCCGCCGGGTACTCGGCTACGAGCCCCAGTTCGGCTGGCGCACCGCCTGA
- the dtd gene encoding D-aminoacyl-tRNA deacylase has protein sequence MRAVVQRVTSASVSVDGTVVGAIDPDGRGPAGQGLLVLVGVTHDDDGDTAARLARKVWGLRILADERSASDVGAPILVVSQFTLYADTAKGRRPSWGAAAPGPVSEPLVAEFVAALRGLGASVETGVFGADMRVSLVNDGPVTLILDA, from the coding sequence ATGCGAGCGGTCGTGCAGCGGGTGACGTCGGCCTCGGTGTCGGTCGACGGGACCGTCGTCGGCGCGATCGACCCCGACGGCCGGGGCCCGGCCGGGCAGGGCCTGCTGGTCCTCGTCGGCGTGACCCACGACGACGACGGCGACACCGCGGCCCGGCTGGCCCGCAAGGTCTGGGGCCTGCGGATCCTCGCCGACGAGAGGTCCGCGTCCGACGTCGGCGCGCCGATCCTCGTCGTCAGCCAGTTCACGCTCTACGCCGACACCGCGAAGGGCCGCCGTCCTTCCTGGGGCGCCGCCGCGCCGGGACCGGTGTCCGAGCCGCTCGTGGCCGAGTTCGTCGCAGCGTTGCGCGGGCTCGGCGCGTCTGTCGAGACCGGCGTCTTCGGCGCCGACATGCGGGTCAGCCTGGTCAACGACGGCCCGGTGACCCTGATCCTCGACGCCTGA
- a CDS encoding SDR family NAD(P)-dependent oxidoreductase, with protein sequence MNTHTHTPLDGRVAMVVGGSRGIGAAVVRRLARDGADVGFTYLRDSAAAETVVKAVEAAGRRALALPVDSADAEALAAAVDAVADRFGRLDILVNSAALYPVGPIDELGVEEFDRTVAVNVRAPFVASTAAARHMTGGGSIVTIGSLVADRTVFPGYGLYSMSKTALVGLTKGLARDLGGRGIRATLVHPGPTDTDLNPADGPYSDVIRSHTALGRYAGPDEIAATVAHLAGDEGRFITGTSVLVDGGFTV encoded by the coding sequence ATGAACACGCACACGCACACCCCCTTGGACGGCCGGGTCGCGATGGTCGTCGGCGGCAGCCGCGGCATCGGCGCGGCGGTCGTCCGCCGGCTGGCCCGCGACGGCGCCGACGTCGGCTTCACCTACCTGCGCGACTCCGCCGCGGCGGAGACGGTGGTGAAGGCGGTCGAGGCGGCCGGACGGCGGGCGCTCGCCCTGCCCGTCGACAGCGCCGACGCCGAGGCGCTGGCTGCCGCCGTCGACGCCGTCGCGGATCGGTTCGGCCGGCTGGACATCCTGGTCAACAGCGCCGCGCTCTACCCCGTCGGGCCGATCGACGAGCTCGGCGTCGAGGAGTTCGACCGCACCGTCGCGGTCAACGTCCGGGCGCCGTTCGTGGCGTCGACGGCGGCCGCGCGGCACATGACCGGCGGCGGCAGCATCGTCACCATCGGCAGCCTCGTCGCCGACCGGACGGTGTTCCCCGGCTACGGGCTCTACTCGATGAGCAAGACGGCTCTGGTCGGGCTGACCAAGGGGCTGGCCCGCGACCTCGGCGGCCGGGGCATCCGGGCCACCCTGGTGCACCCCGGGCCCACGGACACCGACCTCAACCCTGCGGACGGGCCGTACTCGGACGTCATCCGGTCGCACACGGCGCTCGGCCGATACGCCGGCCCGGACGAGATCGCCGCCACCGTCGCGCACCTCGCCGGCGACGAGGGCCGCTTCATCACCGGGACGTCGGTGCTGGTGGACGGCGGTTTCACGGTCTGA
- a CDS encoding asparaginase has protein sequence MHAGDAVLVAEVVRSGLVESRHRGSVVGLNADGTAAFAVGATEAPMYPRSSNKPAQAAAMLRLGLPLDGELLALAAASHSGEPFHLDGVRRILALGGLDVPALRNTPGYPIDPETMVAYVRQGGEPSSLTADCSGKHAAMLLTCVVNSWPTDGYLDPAHPLQAAIGATVAELAGEAVARTGVDGCGAPLFAVTLTGLARMFRSLALAEPGTPERRVVDAIQAHPEYTSGSTRDEAELIGGVPGLFCKAGAEAVLAGALDDGRAFALKIDDGGFRARTVVMVAALQRLGVDAPVLDKLATAPVLGGGVPVGDLRVAIDWN, from the coding sequence ATGCACGCGGGCGACGCCGTCCTGGTGGCAGAAGTGGTCCGATCGGGGCTCGTCGAGTCCCGGCACCGGGGATCCGTCGTGGGTCTGAACGCCGACGGGACCGCCGCATTCGCCGTCGGGGCCACCGAAGCACCCATGTACCCGCGGTCGTCGAACAAGCCGGCCCAGGCCGCCGCCATGCTCCGGCTCGGGCTGCCGCTCGACGGCGAGCTGCTCGCGCTGGCGGCGGCGAGCCACTCCGGCGAGCCGTTCCACCTCGACGGCGTGCGTCGCATCCTGGCCCTCGGCGGCCTCGACGTGCCGGCGCTGCGGAACACGCCGGGCTACCCGATCGACCCCGAGACCATGGTCGCGTACGTCCGCCAAGGCGGCGAGCCGTCGTCGCTGACGGCCGACTGCTCCGGCAAGCACGCCGCCATGCTGCTCACCTGCGTCGTCAACTCGTGGCCGACCGACGGGTACCTCGATCCGGCCCACCCGCTGCAGGCCGCGATCGGTGCGACCGTGGCGGAGCTGGCCGGCGAGGCGGTCGCCCGCACGGGGGTCGACGGCTGTGGCGCGCCCCTGTTCGCCGTCACCCTCACCGGGCTGGCGCGGATGTTCCGCTCGCTCGCGCTGGCGGAGCCGGGGACCCCGGAACGTCGCGTCGTCGACGCGATCCAGGCGCACCCCGAGTACACCAGCGGCAGCACCCGCGACGAGGCCGAGCTGATCGGCGGCGTGCCCGGCCTGTTCTGCAAGGCCGGCGCCGAGGCCGTGCTGGCGGGCGCCCTCGACGACGGCCGCGCGTTCGCCCTGAAGATCGACGACGGCGGCTTCCGCGCCCGCACGGTCGTCATGGTCGCCGCCCTCCAGCGCCTCGGCGTCGACGCCCCGGTGCTCGACAAGCTCGCCACCGCCCCCGTCCTCGGCGGCGGTGTCCCCGTCGGCGACCTCCGCGTCGCCATCGACTGGAACTGA
- a CDS encoding DUF6247 family protein — protein sequence MTATAESWGELPGPVAPSAIRAALPPQEAGEFDREYRRAMAEATESLDLTGVLTMLRRWQRVVWSAQDPQSHRRMLDHADRLSRGQDVPTEPWETTKARLCL from the coding sequence ATGACCGCGACCGCTGAATCCTGGGGCGAGCTGCCCGGGCCGGTCGCGCCCAGTGCCATCCGTGCCGCGCTCCCACCCCAGGAGGCGGGCGAGTTCGACCGCGAGTACCGCCGCGCCATGGCCGAAGCGACCGAGTCGCTCGACCTCACGGGCGTTCTGACAATGCTCCGGCGCTGGCAGCGCGTGGTGTGGTCCGCTCAGGACCCCCAATCCCATCGGCGCATGCTCGATCACGCCGACCGGCTGTCCAGGGGCCAGGACGTTCCCACCGAGCCGTGGGAGACGACGAAGGCGCGGCTGTGCCTCTGA
- a CDS encoding APC family permease, translated as MSPSTPPPDSRLARRLGTRDAVAVGLGAMIGTGVFVAWQPAAEAAGAWLLTGLAIAAFVAFCNATSTAQLAAVHPQAGGAYHFGRLRLGEVWGALAGYAFVLGKSASCATAALAAGAYLWPSQDLAVALAAVVAVTAVNLAGVTKTARVGAVLVGVVVVVLAVVVVTGLGGAGVASGWSSGVSSGGLLGVLGSAAVLFYAFAGYARITTLGEEVREPASIPRAVVVTLAAVLVLYAVVGLTVLLVLGASGTAAAADPLRAVAAAAGAGWLEPVVVAAAAVAALGALLSLQAGVGRTAFAMASSGDLPRALAAVHARRRVPHRAELASAVVTVLFVLVGDLATTLAASAFAVLVYYAVANAAAWRLAAAERRWPRWLSAIGLVSCVLLALSLPWRTVAIGAAVLAVVMLLWRLLRRRSAPA; from the coding sequence GTGAGCCCATCGACCCCACCGCCGGACTCGCGACTGGCCCGCCGCCTCGGCACCCGCGACGCCGTCGCCGTCGGCCTCGGCGCCATGATCGGCACCGGCGTCTTCGTCGCCTGGCAGCCGGCGGCCGAGGCCGCGGGCGCCTGGCTGCTGACCGGGCTGGCGATCGCCGCGTTCGTCGCCTTCTGCAACGCCACGTCGACGGCGCAGCTCGCGGCGGTGCACCCGCAGGCCGGCGGCGCCTACCACTTCGGGCGGCTGCGGCTGGGCGAGGTCTGGGGCGCGCTGGCCGGCTACGCGTTCGTGCTGGGCAAGTCCGCGTCGTGCGCGACGGCGGCGCTCGCGGCCGGGGCGTACCTGTGGCCGTCGCAGGACCTGGCGGTCGCGCTGGCGGCGGTCGTGGCGGTGACGGCGGTCAACCTGGCGGGCGTGACGAAGACGGCGCGGGTGGGCGCGGTGCTGGTCGGCGTGGTCGTGGTGGTGCTGGCGGTGGTCGTAGTCACCGGGCTGGGCGGCGCGGGGGTGGCGTCGGGCTGGTCGTCCGGCGTCTCGTCGGGCGGCCTGCTGGGCGTGCTGGGCTCGGCGGCGGTGCTGTTCTACGCATTCGCCGGCTACGCCCGCATCACGACCCTGGGCGAGGAGGTCCGCGAGCCGGCCTCGATCCCCCGCGCCGTCGTCGTCACGCTGGCGGCGGTGCTGGTGCTGTATGCGGTGGTCGGGCTGACGGTGCTGCTGGTGCTCGGCGCCTCGGGGACGGCGGCAGCCGCGGACCCGCTGCGCGCGGTCGCGGCGGCCGCGGGGGCCGGCTGGCTGGAACCGGTGGTCGTGGCCGCGGCCGCGGTGGCGGCACTCGGCGCGCTGCTGTCGCTGCAGGCCGGCGTCGGGCGGACGGCGTTCGCCATGGCCTCGTCCGGCGATCTGCCCCGGGCGCTGGCGGCCGTGCATGCGCGGCGCCGGGTGCCGCACCGCGCCGAGCTCGCCTCCGCGGTCGTGACGGTGCTGTTCGTGCTGGTCGGCGACCTCGCGACGACGCTCGCGGCCAGCGCCTTCGCGGTGCTCGTCTACTACGCGGTGGCCAACGCGGCCGCCTGGCGGCTGGCGGCGGCCGAACGACGCTGGCCGCGTTGGCTGTCGGCGATCGGGCTGGTCTCGTGCGTGCTGCTCGCGCTGTCGCTCCCCTGGCGGACCGTCGCGATCGGCGCCGCCGTCCTCGCCGTCGTCATGCTCCTGTGGCGGCTCCTGCGGCGCCGCTCCGCACCGGCGTGA
- a CDS encoding helix-turn-helix domain-containing protein: MTKAGIGEFLREQRRTAQLSLRQLSDLAGVSNPYLSQIERGLRKPSAEVLQQIAKALRISSEALYVRAGLLDEPSGDHSVEDAVLADPHLDEQQKRALLDVYASFRAATSARHGTEREG, translated from the coding sequence ATGACGAAGGCCGGGATCGGCGAGTTCCTCCGCGAGCAGCGGCGCACCGCGCAGCTGTCGCTGCGGCAGCTGTCCGACCTCGCCGGCGTCAGCAACCCGTACCTGAGCCAGATCGAGCGCGGCCTGCGCAAGCCGTCGGCCGAGGTGCTCCAGCAGATCGCCAAGGCGCTGCGGATCTCCTCCGAGGCGCTCTACGTCCGGGCCGGCCTGCTGGACGAACCCAGCGGTGACCACAGCGTCGAGGACGCCGTCCTGGCCGACCCGCACCTCGACGAGCAGCAGAAGCGTGCGCTGCTCGACGTGTACGCGTCGTTCCGCGCCGCCACCAGCGCGCGGCACGGCACCGAGAGAGAAGGTTGA
- a CDS encoding DUF2516 family protein, which produces MGPNAFGDFQSWILVLLGVGALGLKGFAFVDALRVPQQAFPAAGKWSKTIWLCILGVATLVEIALFPSPLFFVNLLGVVGAAVYLVDVRPAVRQYRGGRRGSNTHDGPYGPW; this is translated from the coding sequence ATGGGCCCCAACGCTTTCGGTGACTTCCAGTCCTGGATCCTGGTGCTGCTGGGCGTCGGCGCACTGGGGCTGAAGGGGTTCGCCTTCGTCGACGCGCTCCGCGTGCCGCAGCAGGCCTTCCCCGCCGCGGGCAAGTGGAGCAAGACCATCTGGCTGTGCATCCTCGGCGTGGCCACGCTGGTCGAGATCGCGCTCTTCCCGTCGCCGCTGTTCTTCGTGAACCTGCTCGGCGTGGTCGGCGCGGCCGTCTACCTCGTTGACGTCCGCCCGGCGGTGCGCCAGTACCGCGGCGGCCGGCGCGGCTCCAACACCCACGACGGCCCCTACGGCCCCTGGTGA
- a CDS encoding serine hydrolase → MRRTVVFLAVTAAVAAGCGSSADPVPEESPSPSGIAQVGPTVAQPTPSPAPTPAGSWDELRGRLEALDADVGMLAARVADDGTCVPVAELDPGTPRPLASIFKLYVLGAVAAAADAGELGWDDELTMSGSLRSLPSGELQDLPDGSEVPVSLAAAKMISVSDNTAADLLIDHVGRRAVEEAMTALGHARPGLNEPFLTTREFFTLGWGAQDLRDDWARAGAAARLRILTALPGGPLRVSGRDIEDPAWESGIDWFGSAGDVCSALAALHGPGWSTGTTQVLRSVLGHNRGVTIDREAWPYVAFKGGSAPGVLTASWFGERADGERYVFVMQAASPDADALSDSEAYFRLGEDAFDLLEDHQGP, encoded by the coding sequence ATGCGCCGGACGGTGGTCTTCCTCGCCGTGACGGCGGCAGTGGCGGCGGGTTGCGGGAGCAGCGCCGATCCCGTCCCGGAAGAGAGCCCGTCGCCGTCCGGCATCGCCCAGGTGGGGCCCACGGTGGCGCAGCCCACGCCGTCGCCGGCCCCCACGCCGGCCGGGTCGTGGGACGAGCTCCGCGGCCGGCTCGAGGCGCTGGACGCCGACGTCGGCATGCTGGCGGCACGGGTCGCTGACGACGGCACGTGCGTCCCGGTGGCGGAGCTCGACCCCGGGACGCCGCGGCCGCTCGCGTCGATCTTCAAGCTGTACGTGCTGGGCGCGGTGGCGGCCGCCGCCGACGCCGGCGAGCTGGGCTGGGACGACGAGCTCACCATGAGCGGGAGTCTGCGCAGCCTGCCGTCCGGCGAGCTGCAGGACCTGCCCGACGGGTCCGAGGTGCCGGTGTCGCTGGCGGCGGCCAAGATGATCTCCGTCAGCGACAACACCGCTGCCGACCTGCTCATCGACCACGTCGGCCGGCGGGCCGTCGAGGAGGCGATGACGGCGCTGGGGCACGCCCGCCCCGGGCTGAACGAGCCGTTCCTCACCACGCGCGAGTTCTTCACCCTCGGCTGGGGCGCACAGGACCTGCGCGACGACTGGGCCCGGGCGGGGGCGGCGGCGCGGCTGCGGATCCTGACGGCGCTGCCCGGCGGACCGCTGCGGGTGAGCGGCCGCGACATCGAGGACCCGGCGTGGGAATCCGGGATCGACTGGTTCGGCTCGGCGGGCGACGTCTGCTCGGCGCTGGCGGCGCTGCACGGCCCCGGCTGGTCCACCGGGACGACGCAGGTGCTGCGGTCGGTGCTGGGCCACAACCGGGGCGTGACGATCGACCGCGAGGCCTGGCCGTACGTCGCCTTCAAGGGCGGCAGCGCACCAGGGGTGCTGACGGCGTCGTGGTTCGGGGAGCGGGCCGACGGCGAGCGCTACGTCTTCGTCATGCAGGCGGCGTCGCCGGACGCGGACGCGCTGTCCGACAGCGAGGCGTACTTCCGGCTGGGCGAGGACGCGTTCGACCTACTGGAAGATCACCAGGGGCCGTAG